One part of the Mycobacterium marinum genome encodes these proteins:
- a CDS encoding DUF3093 domain-containing protein codes for MSETRVAPHSVRYRERLWVPWWWWPLGFALAGLIAFEVNLGIAALADWLPYAILFTVAAAALLWLGRVEIRVIAGADGEVELWAGEAHLPVTAIARSAEVPRTAKSAALGRQLDPAAYVLHRAWVGPMVLLVLDDPDDPTPYWLVSCRHPERVLSALRS; via the coding sequence ATGTCCGAAACGCGCGTCGCGCCGCACAGCGTGCGATATCGCGAACGACTTTGGGTCCCCTGGTGGTGGTGGCCGTTGGGCTTCGCACTGGCAGGACTCATCGCGTTCGAGGTCAATCTGGGTATAGCCGCTCTCGCGGACTGGCTCCCGTACGCGATTTTGTTCACCGTGGCGGCCGCCGCATTGCTGTGGCTAGGCCGAGTCGAGATCCGAGTCATCGCCGGCGCGGATGGCGAAGTCGAGCTATGGGCCGGCGAGGCGCATCTGCCCGTCACCGCCATCGCCCGCTCCGCCGAAGTTCCACGCACGGCCAAGTCCGCGGCCCTGGGCCGTCAACTCGACCCAGCAGCGTACGTCCTGCACCGAGCGTGGGTCGGGCCCATGGTTCTGCTCGTTCTGGACGACCCAGACGACCCGACGCCGTACTGGCTGGTGAGCTGTCGCCACCCCGAGCGGGTCCTATCCGCATTGCGCAGCTGA
- a CDS encoding DUF3710 domain-containing protein, whose amino-acid sequence MMAFGRRTRKGDSSGSPVEPDGPAAREAGEPAADDVDLVGPFDIEDFDDPSVAQLARLDLGSVLVPMPEGGQVQVELTESGVPSAVWVVTANGRFTIAAYAAPKSAGLWREVASELADSLRKDSAEVSIKDGPWGREVIGTASGVVRFIGVDGYRWMVRCVVNGPHETIDTLTDEAREALADTVIRRGDTPLPVRTPLPVQLPEPMVEQLRQAAAAQHEQGQQEPDQPAPRRGAEGSAMQQLRSTTGG is encoded by the coding sequence GTGATGGCATTCGGTAGACGCACCCGTAAAGGCGACAGCAGCGGCAGCCCCGTGGAACCCGATGGACCCGCAGCGCGCGAGGCCGGCGAACCGGCTGCAGATGACGTGGACCTGGTAGGCCCGTTCGACATCGAAGACTTCGACGACCCGTCGGTTGCCCAGCTGGCCCGACTCGATCTGGGATCGGTCTTGGTTCCCATGCCGGAAGGCGGCCAGGTCCAGGTCGAACTGACCGAGAGCGGAGTTCCCAGCGCCGTGTGGGTTGTCACGGCCAATGGTCGCTTCACCATCGCTGCCTATGCGGCGCCCAAGTCCGCCGGCCTGTGGCGTGAGGTCGCATCGGAGCTCGCCGACTCGCTGCGCAAGGATTCGGCCGAGGTATCGATCAAGGACGGCCCGTGGGGTCGGGAAGTGATCGGCACCGCCTCCGGGGTGGTGCGCTTCATCGGTGTCGACGGCTATCGGTGGATGGTCCGGTGTGTGGTCAACGGTCCGCACGAGACCATCGACACGCTGACCGATGAGGCCCGCGAGGCGCTGGCCGACACGGTGATCCGCCGCGGCGACACGCCGTTGCCGGTGCGCACCCCGCTGCCGGTGCAGTTGCCTGAGCCGATGGTGGAGCAACTGCGGCAGGCTGCGGCGGCCCAGCACGAGCAGGGACAGCAGGAGCCCGATCAGCCGGCACCGCGGCGCGGGGCCGAAGGATCTGCCATGCAGCAGCTGCGCAGCACCACCGGCGGCTAG
- a CDS encoding OB-fold nucleic acid binding domain-containing protein, whose amino-acid sequence MGAEGYLRRLTRRLTEDPEQRDVEELSDEVVNTGAQRAIDCQRGQEVTMVGTLRSVETNGKGCSGGVRAELFDGSDTVTLVWLGQRRIPGIDSGRTLRVRGRLGKLENGSKAIYNPHYEIQR is encoded by the coding sequence ATGGGGGCCGAAGGTTATCTGCGCCGGCTCACCCGTCGGTTGACGGAGGACCCGGAGCAGCGCGACGTCGAAGAATTGTCCGACGAAGTCGTCAATACCGGAGCGCAGCGGGCTATCGACTGCCAACGCGGCCAGGAAGTCACGATGGTAGGCACGCTGCGCAGTGTGGAAACCAACGGCAAGGGTTGTTCCGGCGGTGTTCGGGCCGAATTGTTCGACGGGAGCGACACCGTGACGTTGGTGTGGTTGGGTCAACGCCGGATCCCCGGCATCGACTCGGGCCGCACATTGCGGGTGCGGGGACGGCTGGGCAAGCTCGAGAACGGGAGCAAGGCCATCTACAACCCGCATTACGAAATCCAGCGGTGA
- a CDS encoding serine aminopeptidase domain-containing protein, translating to MPVDLRGVPVALLPGTGSDDDYVYRAFSGPLQSVEAILVTPPPQPEHLIEGYLAALDEAAQAGPIAVGGVSIGAAVAVAWALAHPDRCVAVLAALPAWTGEPGPAPAAHAARYTAAQLRRDGLATTTTQMRASSPPWLADELARSWRVQWPQLPDAMEQAAGYVAPSSSELGRLTVPLGVAAATDDPIHPLQVGLDWVSAAAHAALRTVTLEQMGADTSALGAACLAALADI from the coding sequence GTGCCAGTTGATCTGCGCGGTGTACCCGTCGCATTACTGCCCGGAACCGGCTCCGACGACGACTACGTCTACCGGGCCTTTTCCGGCCCGCTGCAAAGCGTGGAAGCCATCTTGGTGACACCGCCGCCGCAGCCAGAACACCTAATCGAGGGCTATCTGGCCGCACTGGATGAGGCCGCCCAGGCCGGTCCGATCGCCGTGGGCGGCGTGTCGATCGGTGCCGCTGTGGCCGTCGCGTGGGCGCTGGCCCATCCCGACCGGTGCGTTGCCGTGCTGGCCGCGCTGCCCGCATGGACCGGGGAACCTGGGCCGGCGCCGGCCGCCCACGCGGCGCGCTACACGGCAGCGCAATTGCGTCGCGACGGCCTGGCCACCACAACAACGCAGATGCGGGCATCCAGCCCACCCTGGTTGGCCGACGAGCTGGCTCGATCCTGGCGGGTGCAATGGCCGCAGCTGCCCGACGCGATGGAGCAGGCGGCCGGCTACGTGGCGCCAAGCAGCAGCGAATTGGGCCGCCTTACCGTGCCGCTGGGGGTGGCCGCCGCGACCGATGATCCGATCCATCCGCTGCAGGTCGGTCTCGACTGGGTGTCCGCCGCGGCGCACGCCGCCCTGCGGACGGTGACGCTGGAGCAGATGGGGGCCGACACTTCGGCGCTGGGAGCCGCCTGCCTGGCCGCTCTGGCCGATATTTGA
- a CDS encoding DUF4193 domain-containing protein: MPTDYDAPRRTESDDVSEDSLEELKARRNEAASSVVDVDESESAESFELPGADLSGEELSVRVIPKQADEFTCSSCFLVQHRSRLASEKNGLMICTDCAA, from the coding sequence ATGCCTACCGACTATGACGCTCCACGGCGGACAGAGTCTGACGACGTGTCAGAGGATTCGCTGGAGGAGCTGAAGGCTCGACGGAACGAGGCCGCCTCGTCGGTGGTCGACGTGGATGAATCGGAATCCGCTGAGTCATTCGAGCTGCCAGGTGCTGACTTATCCGGCGAAGAGCTGTCGGTGCGTGTCATTCCGAAGCAGGCTGACGAGTTCACCTGCTCGAGCTGCTTCCTGGTGCAACACCGCAGCCGCCTGGCCAGCGAGAAGAACGGCTTGATGATCTGTACCGACTGCGCCGCCTGA
- the dut gene encoding dUTP diphosphatase: MSNSLAVVRLDPGLPLPSRAHDGDAGVDLYSAEDVVLPPGQRALVRTGVAVAIPFGMVGLVHPRSGLASRVGLSIVNSPGTIDAGYRGELKVALINLDPATPIVVNRGDRIAQLLVQRVELLELVEVSSFDEAGLAATSRGDGGHGSSGGHASL, translated from the coding sequence GTGTCGAACAGTCTCGCCGTTGTGCGTCTTGACCCCGGGCTTCCGCTGCCCAGCCGCGCTCACGATGGCGACGCGGGGGTAGACCTCTACAGCGCCGAAGACGTGGTGCTGCCCCCGGGGCAGCGGGCCCTGGTGCGCACGGGTGTTGCGGTCGCGATTCCCTTTGGCATGGTGGGTCTGGTCCATCCCCGCTCGGGGCTGGCCTCCCGCGTCGGGCTCTCGATCGTCAACAGCCCGGGCACCATCGATGCGGGGTACCGGGGCGAGCTCAAGGTCGCGCTGATCAATCTCGACCCGGCCACACCAATCGTGGTCAACCGCGGTGACCGTATCGCTCAGCTGTTGGTGCAGCGGGTCGAGTTGCTAGAGCTGGTCGAGGTTTCGTCCTTCGACGAGGCCGGGCTGGCCGCGACATCCCGTGGTGATGGTGGTCATGGTTCCTCCGGCGGACATGCGAGTTTGTGA
- the ppgK gene encoding polyphosphate--glucose phosphotransferase: MTSTDPMAQTAGAAQPHRGFGIDVGGSGIKGAIVDLDTGQLIGERIKLATPQPATPSAVAKTIAEVVDRFGWTGPLGVTYPGVVTHGIVQTAANVDKSWIGTNAREVISAELNGQDVTILNDADAAGLAEERYGAGNNQPGLVVLLTFGTGIGSAVIHNGALIPNTEFGHLEVGGKEAEQRAASSVKEKNDWSYEKWTKQVTRVLVAIENAIWPDLFIVGGGISRKADKWVHLLENRTPVVAATLQNTAGIVGAAMASSTDVTH, encoded by the coding sequence ATGACCAGCACCGACCCAATGGCCCAAACCGCCGGTGCCGCACAGCCGCATCGCGGATTCGGGATTGACGTCGGCGGCAGCGGCATCAAAGGCGCGATCGTCGACCTGGACACGGGCCAGCTAATCGGCGAGCGCATCAAGCTGGCGACCCCACAGCCCGCAACTCCGTCAGCGGTTGCCAAGACCATCGCCGAGGTGGTCGATCGATTCGGCTGGACCGGCCCGCTCGGGGTGACCTACCCGGGCGTGGTCACCCACGGCATCGTTCAGACGGCGGCCAACGTGGACAAGTCGTGGATCGGTACCAACGCGCGCGAGGTCATCAGCGCCGAACTGAACGGCCAGGACGTGACGATCCTCAACGACGCCGATGCGGCCGGACTCGCCGAGGAACGGTACGGCGCCGGGAACAACCAGCCCGGCCTGGTGGTGCTCCTCACCTTCGGAACCGGCATCGGGTCGGCGGTCATTCACAACGGCGCGCTCATACCCAACACAGAATTTGGCCATCTCGAGGTCGGCGGCAAGGAGGCCGAGCAACGGGCCGCGTCGTCGGTCAAGGAGAAAAACGACTGGAGCTACGAGAAGTGGACCAAGCAGGTGACGCGGGTCCTGGTAGCCATCGAAAACGCGATCTGGCCTGACCTTTTCATCGTCGGCGGTGGCATCAGCCGCAAGGCCGACAAGTGGGTGCACCTGCTGGAGAACCGCACGCCGGTGGTGGCGGCGACCCTGCAGAACACCGCCGGGATTGTCGGCGCGGCAATGGCCTCCAGCACCGATGTGACGCACTGA
- the cei gene encoding envelope integrity protein Cei, translated as MVAQITEGTAFDKHGRPFRRRNPRPAIIVVILLVVLTGVVWTVALTRPPDITEAAVCNPPPQPADATATVKLGERVSRTEMTDVTPAQLGETKVRVLNASGRGGQAADVAGALKDLGFTQPTAANDPVYADTRLDCQGQIRFGTAGQATAAAVWLVAPCTELFNDGRADDSVDLVLGTDFTTLAHNDDIDAVLSSLRPGATQPPDPTLIAKIHASSC; from the coding sequence GTGGTCGCACAAATCACCGAGGGTACCGCCTTCGACAAACACGGTCGGCCATTCCGGCGACGCAACCCCCGGCCCGCCATCATCGTCGTGATTCTGCTGGTGGTCTTGACCGGTGTGGTGTGGACAGTCGCGCTGACCCGCCCACCGGACATCACCGAGGCCGCGGTGTGCAACCCGCCGCCCCAACCGGCCGACGCGACGGCAACGGTCAAACTCGGTGAGCGGGTATCGCGCACCGAAATGACCGATGTCACACCCGCACAACTGGGCGAGACCAAAGTCCGGGTGCTCAATGCCAGCGGCCGGGGCGGTCAAGCCGCCGACGTCGCTGGGGCGCTAAAAGACCTCGGATTCACCCAGCCGACCGCAGCAAACGACCCCGTCTATGCCGACACCCGCCTGGACTGCCAAGGCCAGATCCGATTCGGCACCGCCGGACAAGCGACCGCGGCGGCGGTATGGCTGGTCGCACCGTGCACCGAATTGTTCAACGACGGCCGGGCCGACGACTCCGTCGACCTCGTCCTGGGCACCGACTTCACCACCCTGGCGCACAACGACGACATTGACGCGGTGCTGAGCAGCCTGCGCCCGGGCGCCACCCAACCGCCGGACCCAACCCTGATAGCAAAGATCCACGCCAGTAGCTGTTAG
- a CDS encoding inositol monophosphatase family protein: MTRPDNDPARLRVVAETLAAEAAEFVRSRRAELFGAHPAAADESDAVRAKSTPTDPVTVVDTDAERLLRSRLAQLRPGDPIVGEEGGGPADSAPAPDDAVTWVLDPIDGTVNFVYGIPAYAVSIGAQVGGVSVAGAVADVVGRSVYSAALGQGAHVTDEQGTRELRCTAVEDLSMALLGTGFGYSAGRRATQAALLARMLPMVRDVRRIGSAALDLCMVAAGRLDAYYEHGLQLWDRAAGALIAAEAGARVVLPASDVVGAGLVVAAAPGVADELLGVLKRLNALEPLD; the protein is encoded by the coding sequence GTGACACGACCTGACAACGACCCTGCGCGGCTGCGCGTGGTGGCTGAGACCCTGGCCGCCGAGGCGGCCGAATTCGTGCGCAGCCGGCGCGCCGAGCTGTTTGGCGCCCATCCGGCCGCGGCTGACGAGTCGGACGCGGTGCGGGCCAAGAGCACCCCGACCGACCCGGTGACCGTCGTCGACACCGATGCGGAACGGTTGCTGCGCAGTCGACTGGCGCAACTTCGGCCCGGGGACCCGATCGTGGGGGAGGAGGGTGGCGGTCCCGCGGATTCGGCGCCGGCGCCCGACGATGCCGTTACCTGGGTGCTGGATCCCATCGACGGCACCGTGAACTTCGTCTACGGCATCCCGGCCTATGCGGTGTCGATCGGCGCCCAGGTGGGTGGCGTGTCGGTGGCCGGGGCGGTCGCCGACGTCGTGGGCCGCAGCGTGTATTCGGCGGCGCTTGGCCAGGGCGCCCACGTCACCGACGAGCAGGGAACCCGCGAGCTGCGCTGCACCGCGGTGGAGGATTTGTCGATGGCGTTGCTGGGCACCGGGTTTGGCTACTCGGCGGGACGCCGGGCCACCCAGGCCGCCCTGCTGGCCCGGATGCTGCCAATGGTCCGCGACGTGCGCCGGATCGGTTCGGCGGCGCTGGACCTGTGCATGGTCGCGGCCGGCCGTCTCGACGCCTACTACGAGCACGGGCTGCAGTTGTGGGATCGCGCCGCGGGAGCGCTGATCGCCGCCGAGGCCGGAGCGCGGGTGGTGTTGCCCGCCTCGGATGTCGTTGGCGCCGGTTTGGTCGTCGCCGCCGCGCCCGGGGTCGCCGATGAGCTGCTGGGGGTCCTGAAGCGACTCAATGCGCTCGAACCCCTGGACTGA